A portion of the Thermotoga sp. SG1 genome contains these proteins:
- the lexA gene encoding transcriptional repressor LexA, whose product MKDLTAKQRSVLIFIEEFIEKNGYPPSVREIARRFRITPRGALLHLLALEKKGYIERKSGKPRAMRVIKSVKNRVPLIGEIRAGEKKEAIEYLEDYIEVPSSFLSSGYDHFLLRVKGESMIEEHICDGDLVLIRRQNWAQNGDIVAAMVEGEVTLKKFFQKGEMVELRPANKEMPAMFFRADRVKILGKVVGVFRKI is encoded by the coding sequence TTGAAGGACCTTACCGCAAAACAGAGGAGTGTTCTGATTTTCATAGAAGAGTTCATAGAGAAAAACGGATACCCCCCCTCGGTGAGGGAAATAGCACGACGCTTCAGAATCACACCCCGAGGAGCACTGCTTCACCTTCTGGCCTTGGAAAAGAAAGGCTACATCGAAAGAAAGAGCGGGAAACCCCGTGCAATGAGAGTGATAAAGAGTGTGAAAAACAGAGTACCGCTGATTGGGGAGATTCGAGCTGGAGAAAAGAAAGAAGCGATCGAGTATCTGGAAGATTACATAGAAGTGCCCAGTAGTTTTCTTTCGAGTGGATACGATCACTTCCTTTTGAGGGTAAAGGGCGAAAGCATGATAGAAGAACACATCTGTGACGGGGATCTTGTCCTCATCAGAAGACAGAACTGGGCTCAGAACGGAGACATCGTGGCGGCGATGGTTGAGGGAGAGGTCACCCTCAAAAAGTTCTTCCAGAAAGGTGAGATGGTCGAGTTGAGACCGGCGAACAAAGAAATGCCAGCAATGTTCTTCAGAGCAGACAGGGTGAAGATACTCGGAAAAGTGGTCGGGGTGTTCAGAAAAATATGA
- a CDS encoding archease → MRRPIEHTADVAYEISGRSYLELLEEAKNILLEEEGIVFSEGEERKKMYPCEETEDNFFDTVNDWILEISKGWAPHTIENKEGKLTVTFRKIKKKEGTEIKALTYHLLKFERKDGELRTKVVFDT, encoded by the coding sequence TTGAGAAGGCCGATAGAACACACCGCAGATGTTGCTTACGAGATCTCAGGGCGGTCTTATCTGGAGCTTCTCGAAGAGGCAAAGAACATCCTCCTTGAGGAGGAAGGGATCGTTTTCAGCGAGGGTGAGGAAAGGAAGAAGATGTACCCGTGCGAAGAAACAGAGGACAACTTCTTCGACACGGTGAACGACTGGATACTCGAGATCTCAAAGGGATGGGCTCCACACACCATCGAAAACAAAGAAGGTAAATTAACGGTGACGTTCAGAAAGATAAAAAAGAAGGAAGGAACGGAGATAAAGGCTCTCACCTACCACCTTCTGAAGTTTGAGCGAAAAGATGGTGAGCTGAGAACGAAGGTGGTGTTCGACACTTGA
- the gyrA gene encoding DNA gyrase subunit A, whose product MPEILINRPIEDELVDSYLLYSMSVIVGRAIPDVRDGLKPVQRRILYGMYELGLTHNSPTKKSARIVGEVMGKYHPHGDAPVYDALVRMAQPFTMRYPLIEGQGNFGSIDRDPPAAMRYTEAKLTRLAEEMLEDIDKNTVNMVDNFDGTLKEPEVLPSKVPNLIINGASGIAVGMATSIPPHNLSETVDALVYLIDHPDASVEELMQFIKGPDFPTGGIVVNGSDLKNVYEEGRGRIVVRGKVHVEEGKRLKRIVITEIPYGVSKAGLIEQIAKLVKDDDSLPVRNIRDESDKRGLRVVIEIPKDTNEDIIINNLYKRTALQDYFNVQMLVIDKNKRPRLMNLKGLLEAFLEHRFEVIRRRAEYEYEKYTRRAHVVEGLLKAARAIGVVVDIVRNSKDVESARHSLMETLEISEEQAKAILDMRLSRLTSLEIENLQNEYSDLVKKISEVKEILEKDERVREIMKKEFLYLKERYGDPRRTEITDEELRYDVEELIVEEDVVITLSHKGYLKSTPLNSYRSQKRGGKGITVSKLSEDDEVEFVAVTKNTSSTLFITNFGKAYVLKNYQIETTGRNTRGKHISAFLNLEDTERIVALVPLNGKGKDLVIVTKSGKIKRTSLEEFENATSNRGVRAIRIEPGDEIVSARVCTSEKETLVVATKLGMIIRFPVSDVRRMGRNAAGVQAIKLQPGDEVVSMDVVPSEEGEILTVTEKGFGKRTPVQLYRVQKRGGTGLRNISDVNKTGHVVAVRYVKGDEEIVVVTRNGMMIRMPVSEIGVIGRVTKGVKLIELGDDAISKMAVVKD is encoded by the coding sequence ATGCCAGAGATTCTGATAAACAGACCAATCGAAGACGAACTCGTTGACTCGTATCTTCTCTACTCCATGAGCGTCATAGTGGGAAGGGCCATCCCCGATGTGAGAGATGGCCTCAAGCCGGTTCAGAGGCGTATTCTGTACGGAATGTACGAACTCGGCCTCACCCACAACTCGCCGACGAAAAAGAGTGCAAGGATCGTCGGTGAAGTGATGGGTAAGTACCATCCCCACGGAGACGCTCCAGTCTACGATGCCCTCGTGAGGATGGCTCAGCCCTTCACGATGAGGTATCCCCTCATAGAGGGACAGGGAAACTTCGGCTCCATCGACAGGGACCCCCCTGCTGCCATGAGGTACACAGAAGCAAAACTCACCCGACTCGCAGAGGAGATGCTCGAAGACATAGACAAGAACACGGTGAACATGGTCGACAACTTCGACGGTACCTTGAAGGAACCAGAAGTACTCCCCTCGAAGGTGCCGAACCTCATAATAAACGGTGCCTCCGGTATAGCCGTTGGAATGGCCACCAGCATACCTCCACACAACCTGTCGGAAACTGTGGACGCTCTGGTGTACCTGATAGACCACCCGGATGCCAGCGTTGAAGAACTCATGCAGTTCATCAAAGGACCGGACTTTCCTACAGGTGGCATCGTGGTGAACGGTTCTGATCTCAAAAACGTGTACGAAGAAGGAAGAGGAAGGATAGTAGTAAGGGGAAAGGTACACGTTGAAGAAGGAAAAAGACTGAAGAGGATCGTGATCACCGAGATCCCCTACGGTGTCAGCAAGGCAGGTCTCATAGAGCAAATAGCAAAACTCGTGAAGGACGACGACTCCCTTCCCGTGAGAAACATAAGGGATGAATCCGACAAGCGTGGGTTGAGGGTCGTCATAGAGATACCGAAGGATACCAACGAGGACATCATAATAAACAACCTCTACAAGCGAACCGCCCTCCAGGATTATTTCAACGTACAGATGCTGGTCATAGACAAAAACAAAAGGCCAAGATTGATGAATCTGAAAGGACTGCTTGAGGCCTTTCTGGAACACCGTTTCGAGGTCATCAGAAGGAGAGCCGAGTACGAGTACGAAAAGTACACCAGACGTGCCCACGTTGTGGAAGGCTTGCTGAAGGCGGCAAGGGCGATAGGGGTGGTCGTAGACATCGTCAGAAACAGCAAAGATGTCGAATCGGCCAGACACTCTTTGATGGAAACCCTTGAGATATCCGAAGAACAGGCAAAAGCGATTCTTGATATGAGGCTCTCAAGACTCACCTCCCTTGAGATAGAAAACCTGCAAAACGAGTACTCGGATCTGGTGAAGAAGATCTCAGAGGTGAAGGAAATCCTCGAAAAGGACGAGAGAGTAAGGGAAATAATGAAGAAGGAATTTCTCTATTTGAAAGAACGATACGGTGATCCAAGAAGGACGGAGATAACGGACGAAGAACTCAGGTACGACGTGGAAGAGCTCATAGTGGAAGAGGACGTAGTGATCACCCTGAGCCACAAAGGATATCTGAAGAGCACTCCACTGAACAGCTACAGATCACAGAAGCGGGGAGGAAAGGGTATCACCGTGTCAAAACTATCAGAAGACGACGAAGTAGAGTTCGTGGCTGTAACGAAAAACACTTCTTCGACCCTTTTCATCACCAACTTCGGAAAAGCATACGTTTTGAAGAACTATCAAATCGAGACAACAGGGCGAAACACTCGTGGAAAACATATCTCCGCTTTCCTGAATCTGGAAGACACAGAAAGGATCGTAGCGCTCGTTCCTCTGAACGGCAAAGGAAAAGATCTTGTGATCGTCACAAAATCGGGAAAGATCAAAAGGACATCCCTTGAAGAATTTGAAAACGCAACGAGCAACCGTGGAGTCAGGGCGATCAGGATAGAGCCGGGAGACGAAATCGTGAGCGCAAGAGTGTGTACCAGTGAAAAAGAAACTCTCGTTGTGGCGACAAAACTCGGCATGATCATAAGGTTTCCTGTGAGCGATGTGAGAAGGATGGGAAGAAACGCAGCGGGTGTTCAAGCTATAAAGCTTCAGCCGGGAGATGAAGTTGTGAGCATGGACGTTGTTCCATCGGAGGAAGGGGAAATCCTCACGGTGACCGAAAAGGGATTTGGCAAAAGAACTCCCGTTCAGCTTTACAGGGTTCAGAAAAGGGGCGGAACGGGTCTGAGGAACATCTCCGATGTGAACAAAACGGGACACGTGGTGGCTGTGAGGTATGTGAAAGGAGACGAGGAAATAGTTGTGGTCACACGAAACGGTATGATGATAAGAATGCCCGTGTCGGAGATCGGAGTCATCGGTCGTGTGACAAAGGGTGTGAAACTCATCGAACTCGGAGACGACGCCATATCCAAGATGGCGGTGGTGAAAGATTGA
- the metG gene encoding methionine--tRNA ligase: MKFYITTPIYYVNSEPHIGSAYTTIVADIIARYKRFMGYDVFFLTGTDEHGQKVLQAAQQTGKDPQKFCDELAEKFKQLWKELKITNDHFIRTTDEMHMKTVQEFVARMKENGDVYKGVYKGWYCVPCETFWNEDEVVKEGDERFCPECRRPVKWVEEENYFFRLSKYRDALLKHYEEHPDFVEPDFRRNEMLKILEGGLKDLSITRTSFKWGVPMKDDPEHVIYVWVDALINYVSAIGYGWNEEMFNKWWPADLHLIGKEINRFHSIIWPAMLMSVGLPLPEKVFAHGWLTVNGQKISKSLGNAIDPRFFVKQYGNDVVRYYLIRDIAFGKDGDFSEERLVHRLNSDLANDYGNLLHRITAMINKYFDGKIPSPANEEGPDSWLKERFFKTKNAYYDLMDSYKLTEALDRIWEFIADANKYFNDTKPWVLAKEGRSERLGTVLYNSLEAVFKVALMTLPVMPDTSQEVFRRVSFDEDPHKDHLETWGVLRAGRSVHHGEPLFRKIDTKTFKKVVETVSVEQNLITIDDFAKVDLRTARVLEAERVPNSRKLIKLIVDLGTEKRQIVAGVAEYYEPEDLVGKIIIVVANLKPAKLMGIESQGMLLAAKSGDTLRLLTVDGDIAPGAKVS, from the coding sequence TTGAAATTTTACATCACCACCCCGATATATTACGTGAACTCAGAACCACACATTGGAAGCGCCTATACCACTATTGTAGCGGATATCATTGCCCGTTACAAACGCTTCATGGGATACGATGTGTTCTTCCTCACCGGAACGGATGAACACGGCCAGAAAGTCCTTCAGGCAGCCCAGCAGACGGGCAAGGACCCGCAGAAGTTCTGTGACGAGCTTGCAGAAAAATTCAAACAACTCTGGAAAGAACTCAAGATCACCAACGATCACTTCATCCGTACCACCGACGAAATGCACATGAAAACCGTTCAGGAATTCGTTGCGAGGATGAAGGAAAATGGCGATGTGTACAAGGGAGTGTACAAGGGATGGTACTGTGTTCCCTGTGAGACCTTCTGGAACGAGGATGAGGTCGTAAAAGAAGGGGATGAGCGATTCTGTCCTGAGTGCAGAAGGCCGGTCAAATGGGTGGAAGAGGAGAACTACTTCTTCAGGCTTTCGAAGTACAGGGACGCACTTTTGAAACACTACGAAGAGCATCCAGACTTCGTGGAGCCAGACTTCAGAAGGAACGAAATGCTCAAGATCCTGGAAGGAGGACTCAAAGATCTCAGTATCACCAGAACCTCCTTCAAATGGGGCGTTCCAATGAAGGACGATCCCGAACACGTGATTTACGTGTGGGTGGATGCACTTATAAACTACGTCTCTGCCATAGGGTATGGCTGGAACGAGGAAATGTTCAACAAATGGTGGCCAGCAGACCTACACCTGATAGGAAAAGAAATAAACCGGTTCCACTCCATCATCTGGCCTGCCATGCTCATGTCCGTTGGACTGCCTTTACCTGAAAAGGTCTTTGCCCACGGCTGGCTCACCGTGAACGGCCAGAAAATCAGCAAATCCCTTGGAAACGCAATAGATCCGAGGTTCTTTGTGAAGCAGTATGGGAACGATGTGGTCAGGTACTACCTGATAAGAGACATCGCGTTCGGTAAAGATGGTGATTTTTCAGAGGAAAGATTGGTTCACAGGTTGAATTCGGACCTTGCAAACGACTATGGGAATCTCCTTCACAGGATCACGGCGATGATAAACAAGTACTTCGACGGAAAAATTCCCTCTCCAGCGAACGAGGAAGGACCTGACAGCTGGCTGAAGGAGAGGTTCTTCAAAACGAAGAACGCGTACTACGATCTCATGGATTCCTACAAACTAACGGAAGCACTCGACAGGATATGGGAGTTCATAGCGGATGCGAACAAATACTTCAACGACACAAAACCGTGGGTGCTGGCAAAGGAAGGAAGATCAGAAAGATTGGGAACGGTACTCTATAATTCGCTCGAGGCAGTTTTCAAGGTGGCTCTGATGACATTACCCGTGATGCCCGACACCTCACAGGAGGTCTTCCGCAGGGTCTCCTTCGATGAGGATCCTCACAAAGATCATCTTGAAACCTGGGGAGTTTTGAGAGCGGGAAGAAGTGTACACCATGGAGAGCCACTTTTCAGGAAAATAGACACGAAAACGTTCAAAAAGGTGGTGGAGACGGTGTCGGTTGAACAGAACCTGATCACCATAGACGATTTTGCGAAGGTGGATCTTCGCACCGCCAGGGTTCTCGAAGCCGAAAGGGTACCAAATTCCAGAAAACTCATCAAACTGATCGTTGACCTTGGAACGGAGAAAAGACAGATCGTTGCCGGAGTGGCCGAATATTACGAGCCGGAAGACCTTGTAGGAAAAATCATCATCGTCGTTGCGAACCTGAAGCCTGCAAAACTCATGGGTATAGAGTCTCAGGGGATGCTTCTTGCTGCAAAATCGGGTGACACACTGAGACTCTTGACCGTTGATGGGGATATCGCACCGGGTGCCAAAGTATCATAA
- a CDS encoding DUF4438 domain-containing protein, which translates to MRTNRDRLVLISVAGEVAPAKMRSPYSVTTEGKVKVIPVLGGITYNVKVGDSAYGWEGDHVEPGVSVMARKKEEEIPFMTLPCIGNEVIVMSGDAKGSRGVVTGKHGGVNHVLVHFDDEVLEKLMVGDKVLIKAWGQGLKLLDHPDVKVMNIDPDLFEKIGIVEKDGKLHVPVVAKVPAHLMGSGIGASSSASTDYDIMALDPREVGVEDLRLGDIVAIMDHDNSYGVGKYRKGMISIGIVVHSACVSSGHGPGVVVIMTGEESVLVPEVVERSNISDHLR; encoded by the coding sequence GTGAGGACGAACAGAGACAGACTGGTTCTCATATCGGTCGCAGGAGAGGTTGCCCCCGCCAAGATGAGGTCACCGTACAGTGTGACGACTGAGGGAAAGGTGAAGGTCATACCGGTCCTCGGGGGGATCACCTACAACGTGAAAGTGGGAGACAGTGCCTATGGATGGGAAGGGGATCATGTGGAGCCGGGAGTTTCCGTGATGGCAAGAAAGAAAGAAGAGGAGATACCCTTCATGACACTGCCCTGTATAGGAAACGAAGTGATCGTGATGTCCGGGGATGCGAAGGGAAGCAGGGGAGTGGTGACAGGAAAACACGGTGGCGTGAACCACGTACTCGTTCACTTCGATGACGAAGTTCTGGAAAAACTCATGGTGGGAGACAAAGTTTTGATAAAGGCGTGGGGGCAGGGACTGAAACTTCTGGATCATCCCGATGTGAAAGTGATGAACATCGATCCAGACCTCTTTGAAAAGATCGGAATCGTTGAAAAAGACGGAAAGCTTCACGTTCCAGTTGTGGCGAAAGTTCCCGCCCATTTGATGGGCTCTGGTATCGGTGCGTCAAGCAGTGCCTCGACAGATTACGATATAATGGCTCTGGATCCCCGTGAGGTGGGAGTGGAAGATCTCAGACTCGGTGATATCGTGGCAATAATGGACCACGACAACTCCTACGGAGTTGGAAAGTACAGAAAGGGTATGATTTCAATAGGTATCGTGGTGCATTCTGCATGCGTTTCGTCAGGGCACGGCCCCGGTGTGGTCGTGATCATGACGGGAGAAGAATCGGTGCTGGTTCCTGAGGTTGTGGAAAGATCGAACATATCTGACCATTTGAGGTGA
- a CDS encoding rhomboid family intramembrane serine protease, with translation MFPLYDVLPSRKSPYITIALIVVNVIVFIYELILNDRELLVFMYRYGLVPARYTVERVREALGFSLFPFISHMFLHGGFWHLLGNMWFLWIFGDNTEDEMGHVGYLLFYLSAGVFAALTQFVFTFHSTTPMVGASGAVSGVMGAYFVLFPYSRIVTLFPFFFFLTLVEIPAFYYLMIWFFIQVMNSLVGSYGVAWWAHIGGFVYGMLWGYILRMRRYRRYRY, from the coding sequence ATGTTTCCCCTCTACGATGTCCTTCCAAGCAGAAAAAGCCCTTACATTACGATCGCATTGATCGTGGTGAACGTTATCGTTTTTATCTATGAACTCATTTTGAACGACAGAGAACTCCTCGTTTTCATGTACAGATACGGACTCGTTCCCGCCCGGTACACTGTGGAACGGGTGCGGGAGGCCCTGGGGTTTTCTCTCTTTCCATTCATAAGCCACATGTTCCTTCACGGTGGGTTCTGGCATTTACTTGGAAACATGTGGTTTCTCTGGATCTTCGGTGACAACACGGAAGATGAGATGGGACATGTGGGATACCTGCTCTTCTATCTGTCCGCCGGTGTGTTTGCGGCCCTCACTCAGTTTGTGTTCACCTTTCATTCAACAACACCCATGGTCGGAGCTTCCGGTGCTGTTTCAGGGGTCATGGGGGCGTATTTCGTTCTTTTTCCGTACTCACGGATCGTAACACTCTTTCCCTTTTTCTTCTTCCTGACACTGGTTGAGATTCCAGCCTTCTACTATCTCATGATTTGGTTCTTCATACAGGTGATGAACAGTCTTGTCGGATCTTACGGCGTAGCCTGGTGGGCACACATAGGAGGATTTGTCTACGGCATGCTGTGGGGGTATATTTTAAGGATGAGAAGATATCGTAGGTACAGATATTGA
- a CDS encoding TrkA family potassium uptake protein, translated as MTRGKSKYIVVFGCGRLGASIANLASSLGHSVVVVDRNEYAFHRLNSEFSGFTIVGDAAEYETLKESGMEKADMVFAFTNDDSTNFFVSMNARHMFGVKKVIARVYDPEKIKIFEEHGIDTICPAILMMEKVKGYVVGSDQD; from the coding sequence ATGACCAGAGGAAAGAGTAAATACATCGTAGTCTTTGGATGTGGAAGACTCGGTGCATCGATAGCGAATCTTGCTTCATCACTGGGGCACAGTGTGGTGGTTGTGGACAGGAACGAATATGCCTTCCACAGGCTCAATTCTGAATTTTCAGGATTCACGATAGTTGGGGACGCTGCAGAGTACGAAACCCTCAAAGAGAGCGGCATGGAAAAAGCGGATATGGTTTTTGCCTTCACAAACGACGACAGCACAAACTTTTTCGTTTCCATGAACGCCCGTCACATGTTCGGAGTTAAGAAGGTGATCGCGAGGGTTTACGATCCCGAGAAGATAAAGATCTTTGAGGAGCATGGAATAGACACGATATGCCCTGCCATTCTGATGATGGAGAAAGTGAAAGGATACGTTGTGGGGAGTGACCAGGATTGA